Genomic DNA from Acidimicrobiales bacterium:
GACAGGCTGAAGATCAGTGTGACGTTGATCGAACGCCCCTCGGACACCAGTGTCTGGATGGCGCCGACCCCCTCGACCGTGGCCGGGACCTTGATGTAGAGGTTCGGCGCATCGATCGTGTCATCGAGCTCGCGAGCTGCAGTGACCGTGCCCGCCTCATCGTTCGCGAGCCGCGGTGACACCTCGACCGACACGTAGCCGTCTTCTCCGCCCGACTGGTCGAAGATCGGGCGGAGCAGGGCGAGCGCCTGACCGATGTCGTCGACGACGAGCGACCAGTACGCGTCCTCGACGCTGGTACCGGAGCGGACGAGTGACTCGAGATCGGCGTCGTACTCGTCGGTGTCCATCATCGCCTTGGCGAAGATCGACGGGTTCGACGTGAGCCCACGCACCCCGCGGTCGAGCCAGGCCTGCATCTCACCAGAGGCCATCCAGCCCCGGCGCAGGTTGTCGAGCCACGGGCTCTGACCTTGGGCTTCGAAGAGTTCGTGCAGACGGCTCATGGTGGTCCTCGGTGTTCGGCGTTCGTTGGGCGGGTGACGACGTTCAGTCGTCGTCGGCTTCGAGCAGTTCGTTGACGGCGCCGACGATGTTGTCGACGTTCATACCCAGGTTCGACAGGGCGACACTCCCCGGCGCCGAGGCACCGAAGCGATCGATACCGACCGCCAGGTCGGCGTGACGTTCCCATCCGAGGGTGACCCCAGCTTCGACCGACACCGACGGGATATCAGGCGAGATGATCTCGTCCTGTTCGTCGACCGACAGGCTCTCGAACGCATTCCAGCACGGCATCGAGACGACCCGTGCACCGATGCCGAGCTCGTCGAGCGCTGCGGCAGCATCGAGGCACAGTGAGACCTCGCTCCCGGTGCCGATGAGCGTGACCTCGGGGGCCTCGTGATCGGCGACGAGATAGGCGCCCTGGGCGACACCGTCGATCGAGGAGTATTCGAGGATCGGCAGATCCTGGCGAGACAGGATGATCGCGGTCGGGCCATCGGTGTCGAGTGCCAACTGCCACGCGCCGGCAGTCTCGACCGCATCCGCCGGGCGGATGACCTGCAGGCCGGGGATGGCACGCAACGACATGACGTGCTCGACGGGCTGATGAGTGGGGCCGTCTTCGCCGACACCGAGGGAGTCGTGGGTCCACACGAAGACGCATTGTGCACCGGACAGGGCAGCGAGCCGAACCGCCGGACGCATGTAGTCACTGAAGACCAAGAAGGTGCCGCCGAGCGGCAGCATGCCGCCGTGCTTGGCCATGCCGACGAGAGCGGAGCCCATCGCGTGTTCCCGGACACCGAAGTAGATCTGGCGACCCGCGGGGTTTGCTGCGCTCTGCGCCGTCTGACCGGCGAGCTCGGTGCCGGTGTTGCCGGTGAGGTCGGCCGAGCCGCCGATGAACCCGGGCACGAACGGCACCAGGGCGTCGAGGACCTTCTGCGATGCCTTGCGGGTGGCCATCTTCGTGCCGCGCTCGAACTCGGGCAGGGCGTCTTCCCAACCGTCGAGACCGGTGACGTCCCACGCGGCATCCCACTCGGCCCGCTGATCGCCGGACATGGCCTCGAGCCGGGCGTCCCACTCGGCATGAGCAGCGGAACCGGCAGCGCCGGCCGAGCGGTACATCTCGAGCACCTCTTCGGGCACCCAGAACGGCTCGTCGGGGATGCCCATCGCGTTCTTCACCTCGGTGATCTCGGCGGCGCCGAACGCAAGACCGTGAGCCTCGTGATGATCGGTCAGCGACGGCGAGGGCGTGCC
This window encodes:
- the tkt gene encoding transketolase; amino-acid sequence: MTSNTNSASDQLGINVIRGLSLDGPHAANSGHQGTAMALAPLAHVLYTRVMRYDAADTTWPDRDRLILSAGHASILLYSMLYLTGSGSPEQPALDLDDLKAFRQFDSATPGHPEAGHTAGVEVTTGPLGQGFANAVGMAIAERNLRARFGSELSDHYTFVIAGDGCLSEGVSHEAASLAGHLGLGRLVVVYDDNHITIDGPTELALDDDAGKRFEAYNWHVIEAGEIGEDLDALEQALLAAKAETERPTLIRVRTHIGTPSPSLTDHHEAHGLAFGAAEITEVKNAMGIPDEPFWVPEEVLEMYRSAGAAGSAAHAEWDARLEAMSGDQRAEWDAAWDVTGLDGWEDALPEFERGTKMATRKASQKVLDALVPFVPGFIGGSADLTGNTGTELAGQTAQSAANPAGRQIYFGVREHAMGSALVGMAKHGGMLPLGGTFLVFSDYMRPAVRLAALSGAQCVFVWTHDSLGVGEDGPTHQPVEHVMSLRAIPGLQVIRPADAVETAGAWQLALDTDGPTAIILSRQDLPILEYSSIDGVAQGAYLVADHEAPEVTLIGTGSEVSLCLDAAAALDELGIGARVVSMPCWNAFESLSVDEQDEIISPDIPSVSVEAGVTLGWERHADLAVGIDRFGASAPGSVALSNLGMNVDNIVGAVNELLEADDD